TTTGGTTTCTCTTTTGTAACATAATTTTCCAATTTagcaataatttttctatcttctgTGAGATTGAAGTGGATTCGTTTCCAGACAACCTTATAATGCATTATCTTAAGAAgtttttcttcaatattttatGATCAAAATATCCACATGCTAACCATGATttcaaaaacaacaaaaatatgtaacagctcaaaaatattcattatccTTTTTTTTGCTACTACACCTCAAGGATAGTTTTATAGTAGTATCttattaaaagataaaagtttCAAGAAAAAACTTGTAGAATCCGAGCTAGAAGAATTAAGtgttcttattaatttattaggaAATTGTACTGATTATTCATCTTAAATCGAAACGTTCAAATAACCGGTTCTAAATAGAACAGgatatgtaattatttacacACTAGGTACCCATTTCTTCTGATTTCTCTTTTGTTGGTCTAAATTCACAAGTGGacaaaaaaccgtaataaacgaacGCGAGCGAAGGAAGAAGCGGACAACAGCTTGTATTCTTATTGTAAATGACTGTAACAACATGGCAACGGGACTACCAAAAGTAGCATGCTTGGTATATTTGCATACACTTTGCGTCGTTAGACGCCTTGCCGCGAATGTCCTGTGGCCCAGAGCAGATAACCGATAGGATTTTTCACAATATCCATTAAGTAGTTATATATCCTaccattaatttaaatatcttaagtTGATGGTACGCTGCTGCAACGAATATTCAATACAGACAACCTATTATAACTGCACTGTTCGCTCGCATCAAGGACATCCGCATTTCTTTGACGTGCCTGATGCAGATAATTTGTGCTGCTAACGTCAttcattttaagttttaaagaaaataaatttaaaaccctCGCGAACTCATCCAGGGAAACCCCGCGTCTAATTTACCTTTTATCtagtcaaataaaattaatttcatatatatttttatttacggtCCTACATTCATATAGTTTGCTCGTAGCTCTTTTGAAGAGCTACGTCTACGATAGAGacgctaaaataaataataatattactaccTACGATAAAAATAACTAGCAAGTGCAAGTCAGATAAGCATTTGCAAAACGAGGGTGTTCGCACCTTGGAACaacaataaatagttaatttaactAAATAGTTAACTTAAATTATACCCTTCATCTAGTAACTTTGACTATATTAATTCTCACGTATtgtgatgaaaatttatttttcttgcaTTAAAAACCAAGAATTaggtattttcaaaatttaaagtcGGTGATATCATTGGttagttaattataaagttGTGTCGCACGAACAAAGTATAACAAACATTTTGGTAAATATTACAAAGGTTTTTAGTTAAGGGCGGACGGACGGACAGTTGTTACTTTGTAGTGCAACAAGTGCTATTTATCTAAAAATTTCGGAAAACTAAATCTTTGTGATATCGTGTTTCATGATtccattattttagttttggcTATGAATATTCAGATCCGTAgtagtattagagctttttttTGAGCAGTCCGACGAAGTAGGTACtaccgccatgattatttctgctgaggagcagcattgctgtattcgGCCTGAACGTTGCCGGTTTATTTGCATTAACAAATACACGAATCAATGACATATTCCGTTTCTCAAGTCTAAAAAGCCTACAAAATTATTGAAGCCAATAATTAAGagatttgttgttgttttttttaaagtaatactaGGTAGCCATTGAAGACAATATCACCTAGTGATGATGCGGACAAAGACAAAGATGTTAGCCTATTAGGAATATTACAGTTATAATTAATCCAGATTACTAATATTTTCTACGCGGCATAAtgccggaatgctaaatcgcttagcggcacatctttgtcagtgGGGTGGTTACAACAAACAACACAggacattcagaaattataaattcccgatcCATCCATGCCAGctatcgaaccagggacctatGAGACCACAGTGTTTATCACTGCGCCAATGAGATCGACGTAAcgctttgtttattattacacgttagTGGGTGATGATGTCCGAGACTGACGGTTTGCTCTCCGAACCTAAAGGCACGGGGATGGACATTGCTAATATTCTATTTCTATCTCTGGGCTGGTAGATTCTGCAATTTATTTAAACGGATGAATTGAATATCGAAGAATTTTTGCCTCACCGAAGGGCTTGCTCTCAGGACAGCTAtctttagtttagttataaaaactttaaattatactcaattttgatttatataactttgatctacttatttatttcaatttgtatatgatgTTATAAAGGAGAggggccgcctgccacaagtgctagtaatgatactagtaacttactaggatgaccccaatttcaatgtattattttgctgtacgaaacgatataaatatttttaatttaatttaaaaggatgttactttaaaataatacattgaaattggggtcatccGCAGACCGAATTGCTTACTACTAGACCAAGGAGGCTGTGCCAATCCTTTTGGATTAAGATTAATGTTTGGAAtggcataaatattttttttttctaatttcaaaACAAAAGTCTCAGACAGTTCACTCATTGATTAGCTAATACTATTTCAAACGAAtgaacttttataattttactgattataatactataaaaatgaacaacaatttgaaaaaactaactaaacattaacatttaaaaaaaatataagccgtttTACGGCTCCCTAATGGGCATGCTATCCAAAATGGGCGCTATGGCCACTTTGAATTGCCGTTCGGCTAAATAAgtgccagctcttgggtcaccagacgtcaagaccaatcTTTGAGACaccatattaataaaatttttcgtggctaagaccatgggcccagagtccCAAACATAAGCGCCGCCAAAATGTAGTCATTACATAGAACGGAGCATTTAGGGCGCTttagcatttgagcagattcagCAGCTGCACCCGCTTTATGGGACGTACTCGGTAAGTACGAAACTACCAAAAGAAACTTAAACTCGAAGTTCATTTTGTAGTTTTGGTTGGTGCAAAATAGTGATAAACCTCTAGGCCCTATTAGGTggacaaactaaataaaataagttgcaAGTATCCGTTGAGTAAACGGCTCACATTGTGTGAGTTTCCGACTATGTTTGGAGAAGAGTGACGacaatatgtaaaataataattgcttgcgTAATGCTAATAACTTAAAGCTTTCTTGTCCTGAATTTTTTACATGATAGTTATGGTCACACTAGAAACGGAAAGGGACACACGAAAATAACGTCTTAAGTTATTGAGTGCTAAcgttttatttatcttcttctcctagtatatttatatatattccaaGTACATACTATACTATAGTATGGTGGTTACAAACTATAattgtttatattctctttggcaCATAGGTACTTTATTTTTGAGTCTGTAGGAAAAACCAGGCCAAAAATTTACTGTCAAATCAACTGGCAACTTTCAACCTCATATTTGTTTTTGGCACTATGGAAAGTCagaaatcaaaagaaaaagaatatttGTTGTCAAGTTGAGGGTTATTTAAAAGCTTAAACAAGAATATGGTCCATACAAATGTATTAAAAAGATCTTAATAATTGTGTGAGCCGTATTTCTGAAAGTTAAAGAAACTTTAGTCGTAAACATGGATTCAGTGTTTATGAAACCGGTGCAACCTCACGTATTCAAAGCACTTAAAGATGTTGATATACCAGCACTTGTTAACTGTTCTTCTGATGAAATAAGACCTATTATCCCCTGTCTCGTAAGGATGGCCCTCATAGCGCCATTGGACGTGACAAGGTACTGCGCCGAGGCAAAAAAAGATATACTGACTATTTTATCTGGAATAGATTTGGTAAATTTCATTGTTTCGTTACTATCTATCGAATTTCACGCACTTGAAGTTGATCTTAAGAAAGAACAGCAAATGCGGTAAGTCAATtgttttaataagttaaattataacataatcGTCTCATTTCAATCGTCATAACTAGTTTTATACATTGCATTTACCAACTGAAAGGTGAATATTCGAACTCTTAGTTGGCTAATAAACAAACTATTttacttgaaattaaatatattgaGACTGAGACAGCTGAAGAGTTGTAATTCACTGATAGTACCTATTAATGTAACCTTTTaggattaaaatattaactattCACCTGCACTATACAGCTTCAAGACAtgattatcaataaataaaagattatatttttcaGGATGTATTTTATAAGCTTAAGCTCAATGAGTTTAAGGTCGAAAAATAGCTTTTCAATCCCTCGCCTGATGAATAATGCTATGCAATGTAATTTACAGGTTAACCACTgatattcaatattaaaattacataaaacactTTTGTTACACTAAATACCACTAAAAAACAGATATTTTTCATGTTAGGTTTTACTTCTATGCAGTggtgtgcactgggtttcttaccagggtatgcatacagcaggaaatttgcataaaacagcaaaattcCTCCTagcataaaacagcaaaattgatatataactcgtataaacgagttatatatcaattttagggtatgcagtgcttttgtgcatctatgaagtgcacctCACTGCTTCTAtgtaattatactaaaacaatagaacaacaaagatatttaaaattaaaacatttgaactagtactttttatcacattttCAACTTTTCTTTCAGACAAAAAAATGGTTCTCAAAGCGCAGACTCATTTTTAATTCAGAATGTGGTCAATGGAATAGCAAATGACTTTGAACAGTCCGATTCTGCTAGAAGGGTACGGCTGGTTCTCTCTGAATTATTACAAATGCAAGCACAATTGGCAGAATATAATCAGATTAAAAACTGTAATGCTGAATCTTCATTCAAGGCATCTGAACTTTTTGATAATGAAGTGTACCTTGAAGAAATAACAGATGTCATTTGTATAAGTCTTGCAGAGTTACCCAATTTGCTCAATATTTGCGATATAGTTGAAGTTCTTCTTTATGTAAACAAAGGACCTGTTATCATATCTTGGGTTGTTGCAAACATGCCAGATACTTTACTAGAAGGTAAGAGTACAATAATGTTTCTGTCTTGTGTGTTATGAAAGTGGAGTCTGCTTCCAAGtaattttgtcattaaaaaatacatgaaGCGGGGCAGGCAGACGGCAGACAACTAATATAATACGTATTGgtagtaaacaatatagtataagtgtctactactactactacttttgcAAATATAAACCTAATAGTATTAAACAaccttcttatttatttatttacatagggTTATAAAAACGTATACCTAGCCCCATAAAGGTTATCTGTACTTTTCACTgacaatatgcagatatcaGTAATATAtaaccgtttctagtaagttgattattttaagtacttttttttatttattctaatattaatgtttggtttgcaaagataataaaattaaaaatatattgcaatGTGAGACAAACTTCTTAGAATTTTATGGATTTACCATGCAGGTGCCAGGCAGGTTCCATCATGTGTGTTCCAAAGAGTGAAACTTCAGATACAGCTCATTTAACCGGCTAGTGTGCATTTAAGGAGTAAAAATTTTGTTTCTAGTTGCTGAATCACTTGTAATAAATGCTGAAAGAGGTGAAGAAGGCGGTATCAGAGCTAAAACTTTGTCAACATTATGTGATGCTTGCCCATTTATAGCAGCAGCAGTAAGGGCTAAGGCTGTTACTTCCTCTCGTTTACCATGTCTAGTTATCAATCTAACTTTAACACATCATCGGGATGACTTGGTAAGCTTTATATGACATCTTATTTTAACCAACTACCCACTTGCCTCTCTAAAATGTTTCAATTtcattatttgttatctatgagTATAGACCTCATCAGAACATATAAATGTGAGCTTTTTATTGTATAGGTATAAACTTATGTCaacgattttattataatcatttccGGCCCTAAGCAAGCATTACCTGTTATTTTGGgcaacaaaagaaaaacacacTGAATTTCTATTGCCATAATTTCGTGCTCATGTGAAATTGTGTATTACGGAGACTAGCAGTTGAGCTCTTGAGACAGACCTTACATCATCCCTTTGATATTATATAAGCCTTATGTTATCAATTACTTTCATCCCATATAGTGAATCAACAATTTTGGAAAAGAAAAGAATTGAATGGatacaatattattacatttaatttaggAAATCTATTGCAAGATTCTAAACATAAGTACATAGGTGATAGGAaccgtaataataaatatccctAGATTCACTCCAATCCAATGTAGTTTTGGGACTTTCAGTATGACAGATAAAGATGAAACTACTTCAaccaattaaaatttacaaaatatatagtaaacTGATTTTGTCCTCGGTTTTTACTTATTGTTTAATAGGTCATTTGACAGTGAAGCAACATCACAGTACATTTGCTGTTTgaagttttcttttgttaaaatattaagtttgtttttataaaaatgtatgtttttctgATTCCtttaggaataaaaatatatttttcacttttagGTATCCTTTGTGTCTGGACTTTTGTTAGGCTCTGATCAGACCTCTAGAGCTTGGTTTGCAACATTTTTACGCAATTCACACAAAAGGGGTAAAGGCGATGGGCACACTGCATTAGTAAAGTTACGCCAAGAACTATTAAATAGACTGAAAGAAGCCACTGCTGGGGTAGAGGCCTCAGCATTGCTAAGATTGTATTGTGCACTAAGAGGAATTGCGGGAATAAAATTCCAAGATGATGAAGTATCTGGACTTTTGAGACTTGTTACACAGAAACCTCCACCGACTCCTGCTGGAGTTAGATTCGTATCTTTAAGTCTTTGTATGATACTTGCTTGTCCATCATTAATGGGTTTGTATTACATTTgtgaagatatttttaattttcacttaACATATACTTGacctataatataactttttacataGCTGCTGCAGATCATGAAAAGAAAGCAATAGAATGGGTACAGTGGCTAGTAAAAGAAGAGGCATATTTTGAAAGGTATGTTTTCTTAGAGATACTTGTAtttcttagaaaaaaaatattacataataaaaattgagTGTGGAGTGTATCAAATGAGTACAAATTACAATTTCGATATCACtgaattttacatatttttttagcaacTCTGGTGTTACGGCGTCTTTTGGGGAAATGTTGCTTCTTATTGCAATTCATTTTCATTCGGGACAACTTGCTGCTGTGGGCGAATTAGTTTGCGCAACTCTTGGTATGCGCGTACCCGTTCGGCCAAATGGCTTAGCACGAATCAAACAAGCATTTACTCAAGAAATTTTCACTGAACAGGTAAATgatgacttaaaaataaaagaaatgtagAAAGAATatgttattcaaataatataaaaatatataattattacctaATCATTCgcatttttttgaattattatttaaaaaaatataaaaattgcgaACAAAAGTTTAAGCTCGGCTCAATACTAAAATATTCGAACCCCTTTATATTGAACACCTTCTCATTTTTACTTGCCTAAttgtttcaataatttatatagttAGCTGCAACTTCTGTCTGTTTCAGGTTGTTACTTCACATGCTGTCAAAGTTCCAGTTACTGGAAATCTTAACAGTAATATCACTGGTTATTTACCAGTGCATTGTATTCATCAGCTACTCAAGTCACGAGCCTTTTCAAAACACAAGGTACCAATAAAGAATTGGATATACCGTCAGATTTGCAACTGTACGGCCCCGTTACATCCAGTAATGCCCGCGCTTGTAGAGGTTTACGTGAATTCTATTCTTGTAATAAACAACAAAGGCACAAATGAATACTTCAACAAACCGATAGCAGAAGAGGaaataagaaa
This Pararge aegeria chromosome 3, ilParAegt1.1, whole genome shotgun sequence DNA region includes the following protein-coding sequences:
- the LOC120636603 gene encoding integrator complex subunit 2; its protein translation is MDSVFMKPVQPHVFKALKDVDIPALVNCSSDEIRPIIPCLVRMALIAPLDVTRYCAEAKKDILTILSGIDLVNFIVSLLSIEFHALEVDLKKEQQMRQKNGSQSADSFLIQNVVNGIANDFEQSDSARRVRLVLSELLQMQAQLAEYNQIKNCNAESSFKASELFDNEVYLEEITDVICISLAELPNLLNICDIVEVLLYVNKGPVIISWVVANMPDTLLEVAESLVINAERGEEGGIRAKTLSTLCDACPFIAAAVRAKAVTSSRLPCLVINLTLTHHRDDLVSFVSGLLLGSDQTSRAWFATFLRNSHKRGKGDGHTALVKLRQELLNRLKEATAGVEASALLRLYCALRGIAGIKFQDDEVSGLLRLVTQKPPPTPAGVRFVSLSLCMILACPSLMAAADHEKKAIEWVQWLVKEEAYFESNSGVTASFGEMLLLIAIHFHSGQLAAVGELVCATLGMRVPVRPNGLARIKQAFTQEIFTEQVVTSHAVKVPVTGNLNSNITGYLPVHCIHQLLKSRAFSKHKVPIKNWIYRQICNCTAPLHPVMPALVEVYVNSILVINNKGTNEYFNKPIAEEEIRKVFRNSIFGVNFDTENKPFTPTPDGESSMEMNMEKPTLASQLLLIYYLLLYEDVRLANSATLLANGRKIKSYSSAFLSELPIKYLLHQAQKDQMSYGGLFSPLLRLLATHFPQLSLVDDWMDDQVFGDTCRHQVDVNISEVSIHEAFQCIEENPYKTGKILKAMLNKNPTDIWPFAEIFVRYFKSVLGDQVPRHIQDLYREVWLRLNTVLPRCLWIMTINALLDINNGNSRNVTITQENVLVDPLQVLRCDIRVFRCGPILKIILRILEASLAASRSQLCRHLLDKPMLEKSGQLTSDAEREELKNALVAAQESAALQILLEACLETEEDQSKPELMWALREVRSIICSFLHQIFISEPSLAKLVHFQGYPRELLQVTVQGIPSMHICLDFIPELLSQASLEKQIFAVDLVSHLSIQYALPKAMSIARLCVNTLSTLLSVLPSDLRLELFQPVLKSLVRICIAFPSLLEDITSLLLQLGRICESQVSLGHCWNDTNILGEGAYVQSDVQRDSKVLVAEVLCRDIKITMSEIIQKALLNDKLY